The Paenibacillus pabuli DNA segment TTAATATTCATCGATCTTGCTGCCTTAATGAGCAAAGGATCAACGTTGCCGACAGCAGCAATCGTATTCAGAAGAATGGGCCATGTGCAGGCAAAGAGCACGATCGCAATCTTGGAAGTTTCACCGATTCCGAGCAGCAGCATGAATACCGGAAGCAGTGCTAATGCGGCAGTATTTCGAAACAATTCCAGCACGGGATTTAACAGCTGTCTGGCTAATGGATACCAGCCAATCAGTAATCCTAACGGGATCGCAATAAGTAAGGCTAAGGCAAATCCACTGAATGAACGAACGATGCTTGCCAGAAAGTGAGTGAAAAGTTCACCTGAGATGATCAAACTCCACAATGCCCGGATGACCTCGGAAAAGGCAGGGAAAAACGCTGCATCGACCAAGCCCGTCCTTGGCGCAATCTCCCATAGTAAGACCAAGGCAATTAACACGATCGACTGTTTGAACAACTTCAGCACACCAGAAAAGGCAGCAGGACTTCGTTTACCAAGCCGTAGGGTTGAATGAGCAGTCTTTACGGATTCGATAGGAATACACTCCTTTAATCAATTAGATATAAGCACCGCGGTACTCAGGTTCATGCAGCAGACTCCATACTTCATGGCGAGCCTTTACAAAGTCGGGATGGGAGCGAATATCTGCATCTTCCAATCGCGATTGAAGCGGAATATCCACAATTTGTCTCACCATACCTGGCCCTGGCGTCAATACCACTACTCGTTCTCCAAGATAAACCGCCTCATCAATACCATGTGTAATAAAAATGATGGTCTTTTGGGTCTTCTGCCAAATACGCAAAAGTTCACTTTGCAGGGATTCACGTGTCTGGGCGTCCAATGCGGCAAAAGGCTCATCCATTAATAAAACATCCGGATTAAAAGCAAGACTTCTGGCAATCGCTATACGCTGCTTCATCCCCCCGGATAGCTCATGAGGAAAACGGTCTCCGAAGTGAGTAAGCCCGACCAGTGACAGAAAATGCTCCACTTGCTCCCTACGCTCCTGCTTCGGAATACCCTTGGCTTCCAAACCAAATTCAATATTGCCGCGTGCCGTCTTCCACGGAAATAAAGCGTACTGCTGAAACACAATGCCCCGGTCAAGCCCTGGGCCAGTAATGGTTTGGCCGTCGATTAAAATGCGACCCTGTGTCGGTGAGGATAATCCGCTAATCATATCCAGCAAGGTTGACTTTCCGCAGCCACTCGGACCTACGATGGTGATGAATTCGCCTTTTCTTACCGAAAAGTCCAGGTCTTTTACAGCTGTAAATGCCTGTGTTGCCTCCTTTTGCTTCGGATCGCGGACAGTGAACGTTTTGGTGACACTCTCAAATCTGATTTTTTCAGCAGCAGCCATTGACTTCACCTCTTCGATGATATTGGGTGTATTTAATCAAAAAAGGCTCAGGTGACAACGA contains these protein-coding regions:
- a CDS encoding ABC transporter permease; the protein is MLKLFKQSIVLIALVLLWEIAPRTGLVDAAFFPAFSEVIRALWSLIISGELFTHFLASIVRSFSGFALALLIAIPLGLLIGWYPLARQLLNPVLELFRNTAALALLPVFMLLLGIGETSKIAIVLFACTWPILLNTIAAVGNVDPLLIKAARSMNIKSFKLFLKVILPASVPTIFTGIRMAGTGAILVLIAAEMVGAKEGLGYLITYSQYNFQIPQMYAGILTIALLGLLINQGLSMLERRFSKWKQQVNE
- a CDS encoding ABC transporter ATP-binding protein — its product is MAAAEKIRFESVTKTFTVRDPKQKEATQAFTAVKDLDFSVRKGEFITIVGPSGCGKSTLLDMISGLSSPTQGRILIDGQTITGPGLDRGIVFQQYALFPWKTARGNIEFGLEAKGIPKQERREQVEHFLSLVGLTHFGDRFPHELSGGMKQRIAIARSLAFNPDVLLMDEPFAALDAQTRESLQSELLRIWQKTQKTIIFITHGIDEAVYLGERVVVLTPGPGMVRQIVDIPLQSRLEDADIRSHPDFVKARHEVWSLLHEPEYRGAYI